The window CTACGCCAACCGCCTGATGGTGATGCAGGCGTCCGGTGGGGTGATGAGCGTCGACTATATCGAGGGCGCGCCGGTGCGCGTGCTCGCCTCGGGGCCCGCGGGCGGGGTCATCGGCTCGGCCCATGTCGGCGCGGCCAAAGGCTACCGCGACCTCTTGTGCGTGGACATGGGCGGGACCTCCTACGACATGAGCCTCGTGCAGGACGGCGCCGCGCCCGCCGAGGCGGGCTGGAACATGCACCACCGTTATCTCGTCGGCGTGCCGATGGTGAAAGTGGAGACGCTGGGGGCGGGGGGCGGCTCGATCGTTGCCGTCACAGGCGGTGTCCTGCGCGTAGGGCCCGAGAGCGCGGGCTCGGTGCCGGGGCCGATCTGCTATGGCCGGGGCGGCACGCGCCCGACCGTTACCGATGCACTTCTCCTGCTCGGCATCCTCTCGGACGAGGAGGGATTTGCGGGCGGTGACTTCGCGCTGCGGCGGGCCGGTGTCGAGGAGGCTTTCGCCGCGCTGGGCCGTGAACTGGGCAAGAGTGCGCAGGAGACCGCCTACGACGCCTTCCGCCTCGTCAACGCGAACATGGTCAACGGTATCCGCCGCACGACGGCGAGCAAGGGCGTCGATCCGGCCGGGCTCACCATGCTGGCCTATGGCGGTAACGGCCCGGCCTTCGCCGCGATTCAGGCGGGAGAACTGGGCATTGCCCGCGTTCTGATCCCGCGCGCGAGCCCGACCTTCTCCGCGCTCGGCACGCTGGTTGCCGATCCCACGGTCGATGAGGAGCGCTCGCTCATCGCGCCGGTCGAGGACCTGCCGCTGGAACGCCTGCGCGCGCTCTGGGAGGAACTGGCGGCCCGTGCGCGCGAAAGCCTTCAGGCCGCCGGGTTCGTCGAGGATGAGGTTACCGCCTCCTGGCAGCTCAACATGCGGTATCCGGGCCAGAACTTCGCGCTTACCTTCGATGTTGCGCACGGGACGCTCAGCGATCTTGTGTGGCTCGACGGGAACCTGGGGCAGAGTGCGCTGGCGCTGTTCAACGCCCGCCACACCGAGGAATACGGCCATATCCGCGAGCATGAACTGCCCGAGGTGACCGGCGTGCGCCTCGTCAGCCGGGCGGCCACGCCAAGTCCGCCCGTCCGGGAGGGGGCTGCACCGTCCCCGCGCGCGGCGATGATCGCGAGCACGCGCCCGGTCCAGCTGGGCGAGGGCTATGACGAGACGCCGATCGTGGCGGGGGCTGCGCTCAAGCCGGGCGACTACGTGGCAGGGCCCGCGGTCATCGCCGAGACGTTCACCACCATTGTCGTTCCCACCGGCTGGCGGGCCGAGGTCGATGCGGCGGGCGACTACATGCTGGTGCGGTGCTGATCGGCCGGTGTGGCGCCATGTTGCATTCAGACCTTGAGGTCCTGCCGGTATTTTTGCGGCGTGGTTCCGGTCCAGCGCTTGAAGGCCCGGCCGAAGCTGGTCTGCTCGCCATAACCCAGCCACTCGGCAATCTCGTCGAGGCTGGCGTCGGGGCGGCGCAGGTAGCTTTGCGCAAGCGTGCGGCGCACGTCCTCGACCATTGCGCTGAACGAGGTCTGTTCCTCGGCAAGGCGGCCCTGGAGCGTGCGGACCGAGACCGCGAAGCGCTCGGCGGCGCGCTCTATCGTGCAGTGCCCCTTGGGCAGGTCGCCGCGGATGTAGTCGCGCACCCGCTGGGTGAAGGTGATCCGGTTCGCAGAGCGCACGCGGTCGAGATACCCCCCGAGCAGGCGGTAGAGAAGCCGGTTGCTGCTGGCGAGCGGCAGGTCGAGATGGGCGCGCTGAAAGCCGATGGCGTTGACCGGCGCGCGCACGTGAAGGCGGCAGCCGACCACGCGCTCGATCTCCGCCACGTCGCAAGGACGCGGATCGATGGCAAGCTGGACATAGCGCGGCGAGAAGTCCGCTCCGCCCAGTTGGCGCAGCAGCTTCATCTGCAGCACCACGGCCTGCAGGTTGGCCTGGTCGTTGACGCCAAGGTCATGGACGACGCCCCAGCGCAGTTCCGCGCTGCGCTCGCCCTCGACCAGTTCGGGGGCGGCCTCGGGCGAGTGGATGATGGGGAGGTAGCTGACAAGCGCGTCGATGGCGGTGCGCAGGTCTGCTGCGGCGCGGGCAAGTGCGGTGATGCAGCCGAACACTTCGGCGTCCTGGCCTTGCGCGAAGTGCAGCCCGAACAGCGGATCCTCGAACAGGGTGCTGCAGTATTCGAAGGTGTCGACCAGCGCTTGCGCGCCGACGTGGCTGTCGGGATCGCCCAGCGCGCGCATGTCGATCCCGGTGCGTTCCAGAATGGCGCGCGCATCGCGCCCGCGCCCGCGCGCGAAATCGGAAAAGCCGCGCAGGTTCGCCGCGCGCATCTGGCCCTTGCCGGGCACCGCATCGAGCGGGCCTTCGAGGCCGTAGAAGATCGCATCCTCGCTCATCGAGCGTGCAATTCTACGCCGCCTGGTGCGCAAGGTCCAACACCGATGACACTGCACGGGCGATGAGTTGGTGTGCTGCTGGGCAGCCGGATACGGCGCTGGCAGCGTGGTGCTACGCGAACGGGAGAGAGCCCAATGGCCGAAATGAAGACACCCCAGGAACACCGCGAAGCCGCACGCGCCTACGTGCGCTACGAAAAGGACACCGAGCGCCGCATCGCGACGCTGACGCTGGTGCGTCCGGCGCGCGGCAACGCGACCACGATCGGCATGCGCATGCTCTATGCCGACTATGTCCACCGCGCCAATGTCGACGATGAGGTGAAGGTGCTCGTCATTCGCGGCGAGGGGGAGGACCTGGGCACCGGGGGCGACCTGGATGAGCACGGTGACATGTACCTCAACCCCAAGGACGGGGAGAGCTTCCTGCCCGACCTGGAGATTGACCCGGACGAGGACGTCGCCTGGCCGCCGCCGGGGTCCTACCGCCACCTCCACTCGCTGACCGACTATTACACGCGCGCGGCCGCAGGGCAGCGCCCGCTCCAGGAATTCAAGAAAATCAGCATCGTCGAGGCCAAGGGCTATTGCTACGGCTGGCATTTCTACCAGTGCGGCGATGCCGACATGGTGATTGCCTCGGACGACGCGCTCTTCGGGCACCCCTCGTTCCGCTATGCGGGCTGGGGGCCGCGCATGTGGAGCTGGCTGGAGACGATGGGCTACCGCAAGTTCGTCGAGATGGTCTTCACGGGGCGTCCCTTCACGGCCGACGAGATGGCGGACTGCAACTTCGTCAACTCGGTCGTGCCGCGCGAAGACCTCGAGGCCGAGGTCGCCAAGTACGCCGATGCCTGCTCGCGCTCGCGCCCGCTCGACGTGGTGGTGGCGCAAAAGACCTTCTTCGAGGCCTACAAGCAGTACCGGGGCGAGTACCTCGGGAGCCTGCTTACCGGCTGGCTGGAGGGGATGTTGCCCGCCATGAAGCCGGACCGCGAGACGAGCGTGGACCTGGGCGGTGATGCCTTTGCGGGCGGCATAGCCAGGACGGTCAAGAACAACGACCTCAACTATCCTCCTGAATGGCGGCTCAGCCGCAAGGGGCGCGCGGCCAAGGAATGATCGGCGCAGTTCCGGGCGCTTCGCTCCGCTGGTTTGGTACGCGATCTTGCGCAGATTGTCGAAGCCCTTGCGCCTGCGGTCAGGCGCTGCCGTGCAGGCGTGGCCTAGGGTGCAGGGCAGTGGACCAGGGCGCCAAGACCCGGTCCCGATGGGAGAACGGGTATGCCCGAGACGCTCTTTGCGCTCGATGCGGACAACTACCGCGACTGCCAGAACATGTTTCGCGGTCCAGGCCGCAGCGAATACTACGAAGGCGACTTCTGGATCGATGAGACCATGCCGGTCGAGGTGTGCGCCCGCAAGCGCACGAGCGGCAGTTGCACGATCATCGAAACGCGCGCGGCAACGCGCCAGTTCTTTCGCCGCACCCAGCGCCATATCCGCACGAACGCCAGTGATCTCAGTGTCCTGTGGTTCGTACGCAAGGGGGGGCTCAAGTATTCCAACCGGCAGGGGCGCCTGACCGTCGCGCCGGGTGGGTTCCTGCTCACCCGGTCGATGTCGCCGTTCTTCATCGAGCTCGAACCGCAGGTGGGCGAAGGGCTCGACGTCCTGCACATGACCGTGCCGACCCATGTCCTGCGCGGGTTTCTGCGCGGCGAAGTGGAGGATTGCGCGGCCCTGGATGCCGAATGCCGCGCGGTCGCAAGTGCGGGTTCGATCCTTGCGCAGGTCTTCGAGGAGGGCGATGCCCTTGGCGCAGACGCCATGCAGCTCCTGACCGAAACCGCCTGCCGCCTGATCGGACTGGCCCTCGACGAAGAGGCCAAGGCGCGTCCGCCGCGCCGCACGCTCAGCGAGCAGCGGCTGGACGATGTCCTGCGCTTCATCGAGATCCACCTCTCCGACCCGAACCTGTGCATGGCCATGGTCGGCGAGGGCTGCGCGCTCAGCCCGCGCTATCTCTCGCTCCTGCTCCAGGGCACCGGGCAGACATTTTCCGAACTGGTTTGGTCGAAGCGGCTGGAGATGGCGAAGGAATGGCTGGGCCGCAGCGATCCGCGCGCGGTTGCGATCAGCGAGGTTGCCTACGGGGTCGGCTTCAAGAGCACTGCCCATTTCAGCCGCAAGTTCAAGCAGGTCTTCGGCCTTAACCCGCGTGACTACCGGGAGCGCGAAGGTGCGGGGCGCTCGGCGCGTGCAGGGGCTTCCCACAAGCCGCATCGCCTTGCTGTCGGGGCAATGCTGCAGTGAGGCAGGCTTGACCAAGAGTGTCACCACGCTCACCGACAAGTATGTCGAGGAGAGCGGGCGCATCCAGATCGGCGCCTTGCAGGCCTATGTGCGCCTCCTGCTCGACCAGGCGCGGCGCGACCGGGCCGAGGGGGTGGCGAGTGCGGGCTATGTGACCGGCTATCGCGGCTCGCCGGTGACGACGCTGGACGCGCAGCTCTGGGGTGCGGGCGAACTGCTGGCCGAACACGACATCCGCTTCGAGCCGGGCCTCAACGAGGAACTGGCCGCGACTTCACTGCGCGGCACGCAGCAATTGGGCTGGTTCGGTACGCCACGTGTCGAGGGGGTCTTCGCGCTGTGGTACGCCAAGGGCATTGGCGTCGACCGCGCGCACGAGGCACTCAAGCTGGGCAACCTGGAAGGCGCCGCACACCGGGGCGGCGTGCTCCTGCTGGCGGGCGATGACCATGCGGCAAAAAGCTCGGCCAGCGCGCACCAGTCCGACCAGAATCTGGCGGCGGCCTTCGTGCCCACGCTCTATCCCGCCACCAACGCCGAGATCTTGTCCTATGGGCAGTACGGTTGGGCGCTGTCGCGTTACTCCGGGCTCTACTGCGGCATGAAGGCGGTGACCGATACGCTGGACCTGACGGCAAGTGTCGACCTGCCGGGCTGGACCTTCCCCATTCACACCCCCAACGCGCCCGGCCCGGCCCGCAATTTGCGCGAAGGCATGTCCGCGCTGGAACAGGAGGCGCTGACGGTGCGCCATCGCCTGCCCGCAGCGCAGGCCTTCGTGCGCGCGAACCTGCTCGACCGGGTGACGCATGGACGCGCCGACACGCGCGGAGGGCTCGTCATCGTGACGGCGGGCAAGGCCTGGCTCGACACCGCGCAGGCGCTGCTCGCTCTTGGCCTCGATGCGGGGCGCTGCCGGGAACTGGGCATCACCGTCCTGAAACTGGCGCTGACCTGGCCGGTCGATCCCGAGATCGTGAAGCAGGTCTGCACACCTGCGCGCGAAGTCCTGGTGATCGAGGAAAAGCGCGGCTGGATCGAGGACCAGATCGCCCGGATCCTCTACGGCGTGGCGCCAGCTCCGGCGCTTTCGGGCAAGACCGATCCGCAGGGCAGGCCGCTGCTGCGCGCCGAGGGCGTTCTGGACCCGAGCGAGGTGCGCGCGGGGCTGGTCAGGCGATTGCGGGATCTGGGCTGCAGCGATCCGCCGCTCGATGCGCGGGCCGAGGCCCTGGAGGCGGCCGACGGGCGCGCGCAAGGCCTGTCGATGGTCGCGGCGCGCCCGGCCTACTTCTGCTCGGGCTGTCCGCACAACCGCAGCACCCAAGTTCCCGAGGGCAGTTCGGCGATGGGGGCGACCGGATGCCATGGCCTTGCCCACTACATGCCCGGTCGCCACACGATGCAGACGGTGGGTATGGGGAGCGAGGGCACGCCCTGGATTGCTGCGCAGCATTTCGTCGACACGCCGCACTATTTCCAGAACCTGGGCGATGGCACTTATACCCATTCCGGGCTTCTGGCGATCCGCGCCTCGGTCGCGGCGAAGAGCGCGGTCACCTACAAGATCCTCTACAACGATGCCGTCGCGATGACCGGGGGGCAGCCGATGGAAGGGGGGCTTACCCCCCAGCAGATCGTCCGAGAACTGGTGACCGAGGGCGTCGATCCCGTTGTGGTCGTGAGCGAAGCACCCGAGATTTTCGCGCGCGAGGGTCTGCCCGGCAAGGTGCGCGTCCTTCACCGCGACGAGCTGGAACGGGTGCAGCGTGACCTGCGCGAGGTGAAGGGCACCTCGGCGATCCTTTATGAGCAGACCTGCGCCAACGAGAAGCGCCGCCGCCGCAAGCGCGGCCAGCTCGCCGATCCCGATAGACGCCTCTTCATCAACGCGGCGGTGTGCGAGGGCTGCGGCGATTGCTCGGTTCAGTCCAACTGCCTCAGCATCGAGCCGGTCGACACCCAATGGGGCCGCAAGCGCCGCATCAACCAGTCGACCTGCAACAAGGACTTCAGCTGCATCAAGGGCTTTTGCCCCTCCTTCGTGACCGTGGAGGGCGGACGCCCGGCGCGGCGCATGGCGGACCTCGCCGCGCTTGAGGGCGACCTTGCCGCCCTGCCCGAACCGGCGCGCGTGTCGTGCGCGCAGGGCTTCGACATGCTCGTGACCGGAATTGGCGGGACGGGGGTGCTTACTGTCGGCGCGGTGCTGGCGATGGCCGCGCAGATCGAGGGCAAGGCGGCGAGCCTGCTCGACATGACCGGCATGGCGCAAAAGGGCGGGGCGGTCGTCAGCCACCTGCGCATCGCGCCCGAGCCTGCGCAGATCCCCTGCGCCCGGGTCGGCACCGAGCAGGCCGACGTCATCCTCGCCTGTGATCTCGTCGTGGCGAGTGCGCCGGACGTGCGGCGCGCGCAAGGGCCCGGGACCACGCTGGTCGCCAACGAGGACGTCGCGCCCACGGCCGAATTCCAGACCAATTCCGGCCTCGATCTGTCGGCGGCGCGCTTCCTCTCCGCGCTGGGGCAGAGGGGCGACCCCGCGCGCGCCTTTGCGGTGCACGCGGGCGAACTGGCGAGCGCGCTCCTGGGCGATGCGATCTTCACCAATTTCCTCATGGTCGGCTATGCGGCGCAGAAGGGCCTCCTGCCTGTCTCCTTGGCCGCGATCGAGGAGGCGCTGGCCCTGAATGGTACGGCGGTTGCGGCCAATCACAAGGCGCTGGCGCTGGGCCGGTTGGCCGCGCATGATCCGGGCTGTCTGGAGCGTCTGGCCGGGCTGGCGGACACGGGCGGTGTCGAGCCGGAGACGCTGGAAGGCGTGCTCGACAGGAGCGCGGCGCATCTTGAGGACTATCAGGATGCGGCCTACGCGCGCGCCTATCGGGAGCAGATGGCGAACCTGCGCGCCGCGATTTCGCCGGAGGCCGGGGACGTCGGGGACAGGTTCCTGCGCACGGCCGCACGCCAGCTTGCCCGGCTCATGGCCTACAAGGACGAGTATGAGGTGGCGCGGCTTTACACCCGGCCCGAATTTGCACGCTCTGTGAACACGGCGTTTGACGGGGACGTGCGCATTGCGCTCAACCTGGCGCCGCCCTTCCTGCCGCTGGGCCGTGACCGCAAGACCGGACGTCCGCGCAAGATCCGCTTCGGGGCCTGGATATTCCCGCCCCTGCGTCTGCTGGCGCGAGGCAAACGCCTGCGTGGTGGGCCTTTCGATCCCTTCGGCTACAGCGCTGAGCGGCGAGCCGAACGCGCTCTGGTGCAGGAGTACGGGGCACTCCTGCACGAACTGGCGCAAGGGCTGAGCGCGCAGAATGCCGCGCGTGCCATCGAGATCGCGCAGAGCGTGAGCCAGGTGCGTGGCTACGGCCCGGTGAAGGAGGAGAGCATGGCCGCGTGGCGCGCGCTCGTCGCGCGTGAGCTGCCTGAGTTCAGGGATCGGGCGAGCGATGCTTGCGCTCCGGGCGAGGCCATTGGCGAGGTCATCGCCTAGGTTCGGCATGGCCCGGAGACGAAAACCGGAGAGGAATTGCGATGAGCGTGCAGGCAAGCGTCGAGAAGCGGTTGATCGACCGCGCGGTCCGCATCGGGAACGAGGCCTATGTATCCCCCGACTACGCGCGGGCCGAGGCCGAGCGGCTCTGGCCGCGGGTCTGGCAGATCGCCTGCCGCGAGGAGGAGATCGCGGCGCCCGGGGACTATGTCACCTATGATATCGCCGAGGATTCGGTGATCGTCGTGCGCGGGCAGGACGGGGAGGTCCGCGCCTTTCATAACCTGTGCCGCCACCGTGGGCGACGCCTGACCGAAGGTTGCGGGAACAGGAAGGGCTTTACCTGTCCCTCCCACGCCTGGAGCTGGGACCTGTCCGGCGCGTGCCTTGGCATGACGCGGGGCGAGGCGTGGGACGGGGCGCTCGGCAAGGAGGACGTGCCGCTGCTGAACGTGCGTGCGGCGACCTGGGGCGGGTGGGTCTTCGTGACGATGGACGAGGATGCGCCGCCGCTTGCCGATTATCTGGGCGAGGTGGCGACCAATCTGGCTCCCTTCGAGTTTGGCAAGATGCGCTATCGCTGGCGCCAGTACCTCACCTTTCCCTGCAACTGGAAAGTCGCCATCGAGGCCTTCAACGAGGGGTACCATGTCGCGGGCACCCACCCGCAACTGACCAAGTTCTCGGTCAAGCCGACCTGGAGCGATGCCTGGGGCCTGCACGGCGTGTTCGGCTCGGCTGCGCGGGAAGGCTCGGGCGGGGCGAGCAGCGGCGCGGCCGGCGCGGCGGACATGCGCGAGGGGCTCAAGCATTCGCTTAACCAGCTGTGGGAGGAAGTGAACGCGACGACCACGCAGACCATGGTCGATGTCGCCAATCTCCTGCCCAGCGAACTGCCCGAGGGTACACCGCCAGCCGAGGTGCAGATGCACCTCATGAAGCGCACGATCGAGGAGGACGCCAAGCGCGGCGTGCTCTGGCCCCAGATCGACCCGGCCCATTTCGCCAAGGTCGGCAATGTCCTGCACATCTTTCCCAACACGGTGATCGTGCACGGACCGGTCTTCGCGCTGTGCTACCGCGCGCGGCCCTGCGGCGAGGACCCCAACCGCTGCATCTTCGAGGTCTACACGCTCGAGAAGTTCCCCGAAGGCGCAGAGCCGCGGCCCGAGAATCTCTACCGCCCCGAGATGACCGAGGCGAACTGGCGCAAGGTCCTGTGCCAGGATTTCTCGAACATGGAGGCGGTCCAGCAGGGCCTGCGTTCGCGCGCCTTTGCAGGGATCTACCCCAGCCCCGTCGAGGAAAAGGCCATCGTCAACTTCCACCGCGTGCTCGCCGACTATGTCGGGCGCGGCGCTCCTGAACCCATCGATTGAAGGCACCGACCATGGCGCAGACCAGCCCCGAGACCGACCTCATCCTCGATACCCGCGATGTCGACCGCTACGTCGGCAAGCAGGTCGTCTTCGCCGAGATGTGGGACCCTGCCAGCGCGACCGAGATCCGCCGCTGGGTCCAGGCGCTCGACTACGCGAACCCGCTCCATTACGACGAGGAAGCCGCGCGCGCCTCGCGCTTTGGCGAGATCATCGCCCCGCAGAGCTTCACCGTCGCGATGGACTATGGCCACGGTTGCCATCCCTCGTGCATCGGCAACGTGCCGGGCACCCACCTCATCTTCGGGGGCGAGGAATGGTGGTTTTACGGCGGGCGCATCCGGCCCGGCGACTTCCTGCGCCAGGAGCGCTTCTTTGCCGGTTACAAGGTCACCGACACCAGCTTTGCCGGGCCGACCATGTTCTCGGACGGGGACACCTACCACTACCGCGAGGACGGCACGCTCTTTGCGAAGGAACGCGCGACCTCGATCCGTTACTTGCGCGAGGAGGCCAACCGGCGCGGGGTCTATGGCAAGGAAAGCCGTGGCGTGAAAAGCTGGACCGCCGCCGAGATGGAGGAGATCGACCGCATCCGGCTCGACTGGATCCTCTCCAACCGTGAAGGCGCAACGCCCAACTGGCATGCGGTGAAGGTCGGCGACACGCTTCCGCGCCGGGTGATCGGCCCGCACACGCCGCTCACCTTCGGCTTCGAGTACCGCGCGCACCGCCAGAACATCTGGGGCACCTGGCGTTGGAACCCGCCCGAAGGGTATCAGGATCCGGCCAAGGAGAACGCCGGGTTCGACAAGGACATGACCTACGATTTCGAGGCGCAGAAGATCGATCCGCGCCAGAAGGACGGGCTCTACTATGGCCCCTCCAGCGGCCACCTGAACCCGGCCAAGGCCGAGAAGATCGGCATGGGCGGGACCTATGGTTACGGCGCCTCGATGAACGCGTGGCATCTTGACTACGTGGCCTACTGGGCCGGGCACGGGGGCTATGTCTGGCATTCCAAGACGCAGTTTCGCAAACCCGCCTTCGAAGGCGACGTCACCTTCTTCGAGGGCGAGGTTGTCGACAAGTTCGAGACCAGCGAATTCGGCATGCCGACCGTGCGCATCAAGACCCGCCTGACCACGCAGGACGGGGACACGATCCTGACCGGCAGCGCCGATGTCGCGCTGCCCCACGTGCGATGAGCGTGCTCTCCGATCTGGTGCGCGAGGCGCCCGGTGACAGCGGCCTCTCGCGCGTTGTCGCGATCCCGCTGGCCGAGGAGCCCGGCATTGGCGCGCGCACCATCGGGGGCTATCTGCGCGAGGTGACGGAGCGCTTTGGCCCGGCCGAAGCGCTCGTCTTCAACGAGGGGGGCGAGCGGCTTTCCTGGACCTATGACGCGCTCTGGGACGAGGCCAGGACAACGGCCCGCGCGCTCCTGGCGCAGGGGATGGAGCCGGGCGCGCGGATCGGCATCCTGATGACCAACCGGCCCGAATTCCTCTCGGCCTTCTTCGGCATCGCGCTCGCGGGCGGTGTCGCGGTGGCGCTCTCCACCTTTTCCACGCCGGAGGAACTGGCGCACCTGATCTCGGCGTCCGAAATCCGCACGCTGCT is drawn from Novosphingobium decolorationis and contains these coding sequences:
- a CDS encoding hydantoinase/oxoprolinase family protein; this translates as MAYRVGIDIGGTFTDFALLGSAHEDVRLYKNLTTPEDRSLGVMQGLERLAQMEGLGLGAFLGACDMIVHGTTVADNALIEMDGATTGLLCTEGFRDEMEYRRGFKEDIWDPTLRPPPQIVPRRRRRAVRERIMADGSVHLALDEDGVREECARLRKQGVDSVAIAMLFSFLNPEHERRTAEIVAEEMPGARISMSHRVLPRAPEYDRTSTTVVNAFVAPRVADYLERLVTRLEEAGYANRLMVMQASGGVMSVDYIEGAPVRVLASGPAGGVIGSAHVGAAKGYRDLLCVDMGGTSYDMSLVQDGAAPAEAGWNMHHRYLVGVPMVKVETLGAGGGSIVAVTGGVLRVGPESAGSVPGPICYGRGGTRPTVTDALLLLGILSDEEGFAGGDFALRRAGVEEAFAALGRELGKSAQETAYDAFRLVNANMVNGIRRTTASKGVDPAGLTMLAYGGNGPAFAAIQAGELGIARVLIPRASPTFSALGTLVADPTVDEERSLIAPVEDLPLERLRALWEELAARARESLQAAGFVEDEVTASWQLNMRYPGQNFALTFDVAHGTLSDLVWLDGNLGQSALALFNARHTEEYGHIREHELPEVTGVRLVSRAATPSPPVREGAAPSPRAAMIASTRPVQLGEGYDETPIVAGAALKPGDYVAGPAVIAETFTTIVVPTGWRAEVDAAGDYMLVRC
- a CDS encoding helix-turn-helix transcriptional regulator; its protein translation is MSEDAIFYGLEGPLDAVPGKGQMRAANLRGFSDFARGRGRDARAILERTGIDMRALGDPDSHVGAQALVDTFEYCSTLFEDPLFGLHFAQGQDAEVFGCITALARAAADLRTAIDALVSYLPIIHSPEAAPELVEGERSAELRWGVVHDLGVNDQANLQAVVLQMKLLRQLGGADFSPRYVQLAIDPRPCDVAEIERVVGCRLHVRAPVNAIGFQRAHLDLPLASSNRLLYRLLGGYLDRVRSANRITFTQRVRDYIRGDLPKGHCTIERAAERFAVSVRTLQGRLAEEQTSFSAMVEDVRRTLAQSYLRRPDASLDEIAEWLGYGEQTSFGRAFKRWTGTTPQKYRQDLKV
- a CDS encoding enoyl-CoA hydratase/isomerase family protein, translating into MAEMKTPQEHREAARAYVRYEKDTERRIATLTLVRPARGNATTIGMRMLYADYVHRANVDDEVKVLVIRGEGEDLGTGGDLDEHGDMYLNPKDGESFLPDLEIDPDEDVAWPPPGSYRHLHSLTDYYTRAAAGQRPLQEFKKISIVEAKGYCYGWHFYQCGDADMVIASDDALFGHPSFRYAGWGPRMWSWLETMGYRKFVEMVFTGRPFTADEMADCNFVNSVVPREDLEAEVAKYADACSRSRPLDVVVAQKTFFEAYKQYRGEYLGSLLTGWLEGMLPAMKPDRETSVDLGGDAFAGGIARTVKNNDLNYPPEWRLSRKGRAAKE
- a CDS encoding helix-turn-helix transcriptional regulator, which produces MPETLFALDADNYRDCQNMFRGPGRSEYYEGDFWIDETMPVEVCARKRTSGSCTIIETRAATRQFFRRTQRHIRTNASDLSVLWFVRKGGLKYSNRQGRLTVAPGGFLLTRSMSPFFIELEPQVGEGLDVLHMTVPTHVLRGFLRGEVEDCAALDAECRAVASAGSILAQVFEEGDALGADAMQLLTETACRLIGLALDEEAKARPPRRTLSEQRLDDVLRFIEIHLSDPNLCMAMVGEGCALSPRYLSLLLQGTGQTFSELVWSKRLEMAKEWLGRSDPRAVAISEVAYGVGFKSTAHFSRKFKQVFGLNPRDYREREGAGRSARAGASHKPHRLAVGAMLQ
- a CDS encoding indolepyruvate ferredoxin oxidoreductase family protein, which translates into the protein MTKSVTTLTDKYVEESGRIQIGALQAYVRLLLDQARRDRAEGVASAGYVTGYRGSPVTTLDAQLWGAGELLAEHDIRFEPGLNEELAATSLRGTQQLGWFGTPRVEGVFALWYAKGIGVDRAHEALKLGNLEGAAHRGGVLLLAGDDHAAKSSASAHQSDQNLAAAFVPTLYPATNAEILSYGQYGWALSRYSGLYCGMKAVTDTLDLTASVDLPGWTFPIHTPNAPGPARNLREGMSALEQEALTVRHRLPAAQAFVRANLLDRVTHGRADTRGGLVIVTAGKAWLDTAQALLALGLDAGRCRELGITVLKLALTWPVDPEIVKQVCTPAREVLVIEEKRGWIEDQIARILYGVAPAPALSGKTDPQGRPLLRAEGVLDPSEVRAGLVRRLRDLGCSDPPLDARAEALEAADGRAQGLSMVAARPAYFCSGCPHNRSTQVPEGSSAMGATGCHGLAHYMPGRHTMQTVGMGSEGTPWIAAQHFVDTPHYFQNLGDGTYTHSGLLAIRASVAAKSAVTYKILYNDAVAMTGGQPMEGGLTPQQIVRELVTEGVDPVVVVSEAPEIFAREGLPGKVRVLHRDELERVQRDLREVKGTSAILYEQTCANEKRRRRKRGQLADPDRRLFINAAVCEGCGDCSVQSNCLSIEPVDTQWGRKRRINQSTCNKDFSCIKGFCPSFVTVEGGRPARRMADLAALEGDLAALPEPARVSCAQGFDMLVTGIGGTGVLTVGAVLAMAAQIEGKAASLLDMTGMAQKGGAVVSHLRIAPEPAQIPCARVGTEQADVILACDLVVASAPDVRRAQGPGTTLVANEDVAPTAEFQTNSGLDLSAARFLSALGQRGDPARAFAVHAGELASALLGDAIFTNFLMVGYAAQKGLLPVSLAAIEEALALNGTAVAANHKALALGRLAAHDPGCLERLAGLADTGGVEPETLEGVLDRSAAHLEDYQDAAYARAYREQMANLRAAISPEAGDVGDRFLRTAARQLARLMAYKDEYEVARLYTRPEFARSVNTAFDGDVRIALNLAPPFLPLGRDRKTGRPRKIRFGAWIFPPLRLLARGKRLRGGPFDPFGYSAERRAERALVQEYGALLHELAQGLSAQNAARAIEIAQSVSQVRGYGPVKEESMAAWRALVARELPEFRDRASDACAPGEAIGEVIA
- a CDS encoding aromatic ring-hydroxylating oxygenase subunit alpha encodes the protein MSVQASVEKRLIDRAVRIGNEAYVSPDYARAEAERLWPRVWQIACREEEIAAPGDYVTYDIAEDSVIVVRGQDGEVRAFHNLCRHRGRRLTEGCGNRKGFTCPSHAWSWDLSGACLGMTRGEAWDGALGKEDVPLLNVRAATWGGWVFVTMDEDAPPLADYLGEVATNLAPFEFGKMRYRWRQYLTFPCNWKVAIEAFNEGYHVAGTHPQLTKFSVKPTWSDAWGLHGVFGSAAREGSGGASSGAAGAADMREGLKHSLNQLWEEVNATTTQTMVDVANLLPSELPEGTPPAEVQMHLMKRTIEEDAKRGVLWPQIDPAHFAKVGNVLHIFPNTVIVHGPVFALCYRARPCGEDPNRCIFEVYTLEKFPEGAEPRPENLYRPEMTEANWRKVLCQDFSNMEAVQQGLRSRAFAGIYPSPVEEKAIVNFHRVLADYVGRGAPEPID
- a CDS encoding FAS1-like dehydratase domain-containing protein, whose translation is MAQTSPETDLILDTRDVDRYVGKQVVFAEMWDPASATEIRRWVQALDYANPLHYDEEAARASRFGEIIAPQSFTVAMDYGHGCHPSCIGNVPGTHLIFGGEEWWFYGGRIRPGDFLRQERFFAGYKVTDTSFAGPTMFSDGDTYHYREDGTLFAKERATSIRYLREEANRRGVYGKESRGVKSWTAAEMEEIDRIRLDWILSNREGATPNWHAVKVGDTLPRRVIGPHTPLTFGFEYRAHRQNIWGTWRWNPPEGYQDPAKENAGFDKDMTYDFEAQKIDPRQKDGLYYGPSSGHLNPAKAEKIGMGGTYGYGASMNAWHLDYVAYWAGHGGYVWHSKTQFRKPAFEGDVTFFEGEVVDKFETSEFGMPTVRIKTRLTTQDGDTILTGSADVALPHVR